A region of the Arctopsyche grandis isolate Sample6627 chromosome 10, ASM5162203v2, whole genome shotgun sequence genome:
gactattatagtatggcgaacGTTATAGCAGATACACAGAatggcgatattatatacagtatatatgatgagtagaggtaggatagccaaggtgccgctcattgttccattgttgttccgcgtattgttcaaatgcatttttacaacatttgaacaatacgcggcgccctctgggtccgggctttaatggTGAGCAGTTAATAGTCATAATAAGAAGAAAATAGTTCTACaaaataagtaaatacataatggtttttcattcgttttttattagttttttttgtatacaaaaaagtaaaaacatacttttgttttattaaagaaaattatttgGGTTTATTTTATCCATAAgtattcttcaaaaaaaaaaaagcattgaaagggataaaaataagaaaatgacTTTTTCgaatacttttcaaaataatctcAATCAAAACAGACAAATGGAAATACTGAGACTAGATAGtacttgaaatatttaaaatttcatcaaaattataAATGGGTGATTAATCAGCCGGACAATGTGTTCTactaaattattaaatactatTAATTTCAGCTtcttttatatcaattttttgactaatcgaattctttgtttgTTTCAGATATAAATATGGAATCTTCTGATGGATGTACAAATGATTCCTGCTTCCTGATGACGTTGTTAGGATTGGTAACTCCACCACCGTTGGCTTGGCATTTTGACCGCCAGCGGTAGAGGAGTTCCTTCGCCTCGCATCGCCTTTAACATCATCACATAATTCATCAATCAACAAAGTTTATCttaatatttacttaaaaacCAGTTTTGCGATTCGAATATAAGCTGATTTTATCAAGAAAAACATTTTGCCACGATTAGATTTGATTTTCTCATACCAACATCACCGGCGGTTTACAAAaagtatgtaaaattaaaatttgacatcaAAGGGGTACGCTTTTATCACTTTGAAAACATCAATCATGTCTTTAACACTCTCGGTGCTGACTAAGATCAATAAGCAAGTACACCTCGAAGCcataatgtatattttacggCGGTCTTCAGTATCGAGATAATCAAAATCATCATCCTCTTCGATCACTATAATAACAGCTTTAAATTCCAGACCTTTCACTCGAAGTGCCCAAGGAACTAAAAACTTATTCTGATCAAGACATCCAACAAATTCCTCAACGTCTGTTATACTAGTAGGTTGATAGCTCGAAGCGAAGAAAGTAGAGATTGCTTTATTTATGTTTACAGGTATATAAGCATCTCCGATGAGGAACGGCAAAACACACATGTCGTGGGGTTTGATTCCTTTTGCCGAGTACAAGTCAATGATGACTCTGATCAGACCATTGAATGTTCGGCTCGAGTGAATATCTGGACAGACAGGCTCATGGGAAAACTTCTTGCTATCTACCCAATAGATTGGTGGTCCATCAACGTCATGTccaatattgatattgtttaaATACAACTCTGACAGTCCAGCTTTGCTTGTAACCGTAGGTGTTGGATTCTTATAAAACTGGCTGAACACTTTATAGATCGTTCCAGTGTTTCTAATGACTTTAGACAGGGTGATGTTAGGTTGTTTAAGAACACTTGGCGCATGTTTCGGTATGAATATAGTAGCTTGATTGATGTCGACTAAAAACCACAAGTCTCCGTAAAGGTTTTTTGGCTGTTCTGTCGGAGTGTTAATATTGATTATTTCGTCCTTTTCGGGCTCGTTGTCTCCGATTTGATTTTGCTGCTGGTGAGTATTGTTTTGGGTTATGTAGAACTCTTCATCGTAATCTACCTGTCGGCACTTATCAATATTCTTGAATGTGTTTGTGATAATTTCTTCTTTGAATGCTAAACAAATGGCTTCACACTCATCCATGAAAATGTGTCTGTACTTTTTGGTGTTCTTGTCTAAAAATCCTTCACGGGTTATATGGAATATGGCTGTGTCGACATAATCAGCAATCTCTAACTTTTCCAACTTTATACAGAACTCCTTCCTGAAaacaagcatatacatatatatgtatgtcaatcataaatatgattttatcaatcaattaacaaaaattactttgaaaatctaaaaaatattatatacatgcttaaataataatttatagatGTACACATTATGTACTATCTGAATTGCAGACAAGTTACAGTTGGAAAAGAATtgacattttcaaattaatcaGTTGATGTACCATGACAGAgttagtataccaaatttaatttaatttatctgtaAAATTCCTGTATTTTTCTTaggactttatttttttttatattttttacacatataaaaggaaggcctaacaggtagactccaatgcgctttcctagacaattaacaacaaacattgcagcatttttattacataaatcaatatattttgagAGGCTCAAGTATACGAAAttcacaattaattaatccatagacacatctatgtatttagacttaaattttttacatattttatacattataaatcaaattcagatatttgtgacacagcgtgtaggatagtttttgctaattggatggaggaaccgtttcaacaatgaaatcagataaattggcaaactctgataggaaacgatcgacttggagtcacaaatatccaagtctgacaagcagtattaaagaatagcacgggatcgaacccggtaacctctcggtgctaaacataaacgcaaccaccgagccatactgctggctgtatattatacatataacacaaactGATTCTATAGATAATGTagacttaaaaaaattaaaaataaataaccgtGATTTAACAAGCTgcagtaatattataaaatgtataaatttaaaatatttacctgATTCCTTGCCAATAACAAATATATAGAGCTCTATTTTTGGAATTCAGCAATCCTTgatcatataataattttaacttgTGTAGCACTAGAAGAGTTTTTCCAGTGCCTGCGGCACCGTGCACAACCGTTGGAGAACCACTTTCAGAAGGCTTTCTATACAACAAACTGACTTGCTGTTGAGACAACAGTGCCAGCATTTTATCATGTATTTCATTCACAAATATACCACAACTTAATATGATGAAccttataaagaaataaatatgttttaatatacaaatatcccATATTAAgttgtaaaattaaaacatttatcaCAATTTCAAACCTTTTTAATAAAGCATCGAAATGTACTTTTTCTATAGGTTTGCCACAAAGGACACTCTTGTAAAACCATTGATTAAAGTTTTCTTGGTCGGACAGCGTATCAATGAAGACATGTTGATCAGCTTCTTCGTCCCAACGCTTCACTCGATTTCCTCTAGGATCGTTAGTCCACATAGAAAGAAAGGGCCAGAACAAATAGCAATGCAAACAATCATCAGGAATCGTACAAACATCTTTCAATATTTCTACATGGTCTCTAAGCTGATGTTGACCTGatcttttattgtttttaatggcTGTTGAAGTACTAACTATTCCAACTGATGCGTCATCACATATTGATTTAACTTCAATAAGCGACACAAAATATTTgcctgtaataaaataatgtttataattataatgtaaGAAAATCTTGTAAACATTGTCAAACAATAAAGCTACCTTGAAACACATTGAAAACAACTAGATCGTGTTCTCTTGTCATGAGTTTGCCGTCTCTACTGTTTCTGTATGATCTTCCAGCATAGCAAATCCCCTGAAAGCAAGCTTGCCATAAAGATCCAACTGGTTTTTCATCCGAATCATTTGGCAATTGAACCTCACAGAGACGTTGGTATGAAATCAACTCGGCTTGACATGCTTGATATTCTCCGTGTTGTACAAAAGTTTTCGGTATAGAATAGTTGACAACTTCATTGCTATTCTCTTTTGGCAATGGGAACTCTCGATTGGTGTaactgtaaaataaaatcaattattgtagtatatattaataaattaattcaattacatGAACGCAATTGCAAAATATGATCAGTATAACCGCATTTACATGTTGCAGTACAGTATTTAATTATTGTTCGTACTTTTTAGTACGGTATAGATAAACGTTGATTATAAAGAGATACCGATTTCCAACAGTACAGGTTAACGAACAaagataatgaaaaaattgattaattcaaTTATGTTCAGACCCTTATATCAAGAGTAAACAAAGTGTGAAAAAATGCATTTTCTAGGAATTGACATTTAGcaatgttttatttcatcataaaGTTAGTttgttaagttttttttatttcatcataaaatcatatacatatgtacgtactagggtttctgtattcccggactttttcaattcccgggatacGGGACGGAACCCGGgttcgttcccgggattcccgggatcccgggacacgtgtaaaaaaacatttttattaataaacaaaatatcaaattacaaaatataaaaaaaattaaacaatacataatatatctattaactggaaaaaatgtaattataaaagtaaacttatttaaagtagcatcttaagaatactaaaatatttaaatgagaatccgaaagcctatttctaggtTTGGAAccaaaatttccagcaatggaaaaaaactctttcagtttcagtggaagttgagaatattttaacattctttgtgtatttgatttattatttcccttcgtgcagtcttaaaaatgttgtatattttcaagattatttttaatccaattcccgggattcgagataagaattcttGGGACGCGGGACAACCAAAATCccatgaattcccgggaatttttGTCCCGggccgacccgggtcagaaaccctagtacgtacatattaataaacaattatcagtattgattatacataatagcagaatagactagtggttagcatataatgctttgaacaaagtggtcacgggttaaaatcccatggtttctgctggccagaccttggatttgtgactccaggtcgatcgtttcctatcagatttttgccaatttatctgattttcattgaaacggttccaacaaattggaaactttacccattttctcgcaaatatcgagttttcagcaatgtcgaattgtataaaatgctacaaatttacaaatttgaccataaatgtttCTGTGGATGTcaataattgatatgtatttactttgtataataatactcgtatgaaatgaataattttctggtatgaattaaaataaaacaggtatatacacacattcataaaattaattgtgCCATTTAGTATGGCAATGTGCATAAACAATTTAACATGCACCACAaagataatttattgtttacttactcatatgtttgtatatatgtatgtacgtaaatataaaatttaatgacattTTAATAGGTTCGTATGGCAACCACCATTAAGTTTTATAAGCTCATTGCAATTATCTACTTACAGCTTTATGCAACTTTTGGGAAAtattaacattaatttattttacgtattagcatatatacatacacatatatatgtgtatatatgtatgtacatacagacatTCCGAGAATTGagaattagatttttttgtaactGACAATCAtatttcctataaaaaatatgcacatttAATATATTGTCTACCAAATTCTTAACAACAATGACTAATCAAATATTTTGGATtcacattaaaatttgaattcaaacgCAGTTTTATCTAGTAAATATGTTACTAGTGATTTTTTGATAATTGCtaatttatcaatatattttgaatataataatataatataacattgttTTTTGTCGTGATAATTAGTTACATTAGGCAAAACTAAGGTGATTCTAACAAGACAGTACTGTTTTTTTGGGTATTTGTCCTGGcaagtcgtgagataaaaccagtacactttttatatgtattatgatagaattttttatctaatagatggaTAAATGTACAAATTCTTCGTCGAAAATGATGTCTCCTACAAAGATATTGATAAATTAGTCAAATGTTGTTTCCATTAATCATTTGATGAATGATATATAGTCAAGTAATAAAACGAAATTTAATGTTGAAACCTTAAAATGTTTGCCAATCACTTAGGATAATTTTAACCAGTCTTGTATAGAATTTCATAAGAGCAATCaagaaattgaattaattttttcataaatattcatccaggatatttttatattcgttttaaataatttaagtatttagaaatatgtttttggaaaaaaagtcctgattttgaatttggaaccaattttttattatatttttttacatagatatgtatatatatataccaggaaggcctgacaggtagactcCAATGCGCAATAATAAATTACGGTATTTCGAAAGGTTGAAGAACGCCAAAttaacaattgattaattaattaatccattgagacatctatggatttagtcttgtacatacatttttacatattgtacataaatcaaattcagatatgtgtgacagcaggtaggatgatttttgccaatttgaggaaacgtttcaacaatgaaaatcagataaattggcaaactctaacaagaaacgatcgacttggagtcacaaatatctaagccTAACCagtagcattaaagattagctcgggatcgaacccagtaatctctcggtgctaaacataaacgcaactaccgagTCATAGTCCTGACTTGTATGGTCACCTTAGGCCAAACACTCTTTTGAATCATTAATAgttcaaatatcaaatattaaatatttatacatttatcaaCTATTTTACGTTTATTTGAATAGATAAACATACTTTTTGATTTCTTCATCTACAGGTACGCCATCATTGTCTCTATTTCGTTCGTAGTTTTCTTCGGCCGGCAGGTAAATTCTATCcacgcatatatttttattccaagACAACGACATTTCTCTTCCGAATCGATcgcaaaaacatttaaaaatcacagTCTTGCAATAATACGATTGACTTACAAAACAAGGGGTAAACAATCACATTGTAAACAATAAATGAAGGATGAGTCGAGTGTCGCGCGCGGAGCTCCCTTTGTCTATGGTCGACTCTGGCGTTTACATTTTGAAATATGGTGGGCGCGGGAATATTTCAAACTTTCAGAGTTTTCTGCGATGGTTGCGATTAATTGGCAACGACCGGTCGTCACACTCGACTGGTTGTTACTGATTACTGATGAAAGTCAACGAGTGCACGAACGGGCGGCTGAGTCACCTCTCGCCAGTGGTGTTGTGAGTTGAGTTGCGATTTTCGCCTCACCGGCAGCCACGATAAGGAATTTCCGGTGATGTCAATgaatatttttcgcatattCGCAAAccatactatttatatatgtggcCATGATAACGTCCAATTACACGCAATCACCGTTTCCTATTTGTCGGACTTTTCCCGCTAATCAATGTTACGATGTTTTCAAAATTGTAATCAAACTATCCGAGGATAGAAGAGATTCGCCATATCATGGCGGAAATTTGCTGTATTTGACTAAATGATTTATCTCTCCAACGTAATTTTAcgcatatatacaataaatgtatttcaaatgGATATGTGTGATTCCCAATTAGttacaaataaacatacataggtGGTGAGATTAATAAGATGAGTTAGGAAagcttacaatatttaaaaaatcaatgataaaatatcttgGATGCTTTCATGATTCATTCCCTCGTTcttttcagataaaaatataagactattatttttaatctgaCATTTACCCACAATATAACTTTGATTTCAGCCAAAAAGCTACGACTCCACAACCATGGTTAATGTTTAAAGTCACTCTTCACTCGAGTCCGTCTGAAAGTCATTTGAAGTTCAAAATTTTTCATGCAAAATTATAATGTTTAAGTACAAACGTATATAACTAATAtgaatacattatatgtatgttgaaacaaaaaaatacatttttctttGGAAGGaagaagaaaaacttcaaagcATTCGGCTATCTTCAAACAATATCTTGAAAATAATTAGACAGGATATTAAcatttgttcatattattatcattacataatatgcaaatacATTTGCTTTGTGAAAAagcaatttattcaattttcatcttatttcatatgaataattttttttattatatgatagATTATGTATATGATGGATTATaaatagaataatatataaagcggaaagtttgtttgtttatatacatatgtacattgccagcagtatggcttaatggtagtgtgtatgtttagcaccgagtgatcagtgggttcgatcccccATTCTGCTGATTATATTTGGGgtcatttgtgactccaaattgatcgtttcttatcagagtttgccaattttatctgatcattgttaaaacggttcctcaaaattggcaaaaaatcatctttcctgttgtcacaaatcttctgtatttattgtgtgtataatttgtaaaaattatgtacaaaatctaaatccatagatgtctcaatggattaattctgtgattaattaattaattattatttcgtgctcttcagcttctgtaaatacagtgatttatgtaataataaaaggctgcattgtttataattaattgtccaggaaggcgcattgggttcttcctgtcaagccttcctggtatatatctatgtaaataaaatatacttaattcctatgtatattttaatgttcCTTATGCTACATTTACACGAGGCCAATTGCTAAGACATTCCACTGCCATTAAGCCATGCCGATATTGGCCTCGTGTAAATAGGCGTTCCGAGACAATATACGAAACCAATACTGGATTGGCTTGGTGAAAAATCGACTTAAACAATGTGTACCAATGCGTTTTTGCACACCTGGATCATGTTTACTATTTAAGGTATATTTTTTAGGGGTCTACCTcatgggaccgaaagtgaaaaggttgaaaaagcaaatatcggaaggcagagatcgaaaatcgaaagatcttaagtcgaaaggtcaaaaaaaagggtgcatggtaaacggtactatgtatatacatatatatcagtggcatgcagtgaaattatctctctttttgtcatacagccttgtttaatgtgcgcgcgcaggatacgggaggaaaagcctgttcctcttgttcctgttgtatcctgctcgcgcaaattaagcgagaatgtacgacggggggagagagacttttaccgcacgtcactgatatataatatatactaaacgtttttcatatgtatgcatgataaacgaatattttcgactttttcacttcgaCTTTTTCACCGATACCCATTTTTTAGTTGATATGTGTCgaaaaatgttgaattattcaaattgtCTTGTCACAAAGCTCCTTCCTGCTACCAGGAAAATCAAAACCTTAAACATGACACGATCTTAATATTGCCTGTGGATTTGCCACAGTATGGAAATAACGACTGTCTCATTTTCCCGCTACGTTATCCTGTATTGTGTCATCATAGAGACCTTTCATAAATGTGTAACGGAATCCTATTTTAGTATCGCACATttctattatacaaatattataaacgtCGGCGTAGACTTCCCGTTATTCGCCTATGAACATGCGTATGTCGTAATTGATGACGTTTTGTGTGACGCGTTATATTTGCGGAAAATccctattaaataaaataaaaaccgaaTGCGCATTTTGAGGTATTTCTTAACAATCAAAAAGGATgttcttttaattaattgtagcgttttttcctatttattattttgtttatataatatacatgcatTCCTTTGTTTTCTCGGTGTgattttgtttcagaaatattaTGTCATGCTTTCATTTCAATGTTCTTCATATTCATAGAACGTATCCACACATTCATCtccatataaataaacaaaccaaTCCTCACATAATTCaaaaacaataatacatattgacacttttttaatttattttctcaagTTCCTCTACAAAAAATGTGCTAATTTgcgctaaaaataaaaataaataattgttagaTTTCGGCGACAACAAAGAAGCGCAACTCAATCGGCAAAAGAGTGAAAATCTTATCTTCAAAGTGAGCAAACTTCTCTaagtatataatttttctaGGAAAACTCGTACATTCTGTCTATTGAACCAGACAGTATGGTTTGATAAATTACACTATTGTGAAAACGCATTGAGTAAATACAAATGAAGTCATTTTCTAGATAAGCCAATgccattttaatatgtatgtaggtacacacaattatagaaaaaaattgacaacaacCATATATTTTCTATACAATTCAATAAGACATTAGGAAATTTACATTGACATAAACATCATAGGTTAATCAACTCGAATACAACTGCAATTAATACGATAAGCAGTTTAATCCCCTTTTGCAAATTGTAAACACTCATTTTCCTGATAACATTGATCAACAAAAAATCCCGTTTTTCACTTATCGGAGTCGAGACTAattaatctttactaaatttgactttCTGAAATCGAATGAAAATGATTTGTGTTGGTTTCTcgtcgtttatgagatatgcgaattaaaaaaaaatgtgcaatttttccagatttttggcttttgcactctgtaatttaaaatctaatattactgtgccaaaagtaagtattggaatcaatagtcaaatatttttctatcgataataatgtataattgcattaaaaatacgtataattaattatctagtgaattttaaaagtcaaaacatattttttctacaCATTCTTTTCCGTAATATCATTAGGtaataactatttttttaaatttaccacgtttataagggttggttttcaatctcaatattttttttattttatctgaacgtacgTACCTATTAAAACAGTTAATAATCTTAAATTAcaatttatgttttaattttgagCGTGAacgagtgagatggagtgatgcgctctctTTTCTTCCTCTCGagcttttttaaatcatttatcgTTCAAATTAGTGcgtttagataataaaaaaagggaATCATATATCGGGtcggcaaataaaaagaatgcccctttctaaaatagctcgcacgacagttTCAGTTTTCggccggcaaatcaaacgtcaaatgggttgccagtaacaaaaataaaatttgaccaaaataaataacaacctaatcttaaatgaataaggtcaacctaacttaacctaacctaacccttaaataaataagtgttggctgctaagatattacgattacccaatgaaaatgtaactggttatgatttcactgaaacgtcaaattttatttttgttactagcaacccgtttgacgtttgatttgccgggcgaacacTGATTCTGTCGTGTGAGCTATTATAGAGATGttgatttgacattaaatgtcgttttgacatttagcccataaaataatataatgagaataaaatattatcccataaaatgatatatattgagataaaaaaccaattcttataaacgtggataaatgaaaaaatagcgAAATAAGCTTAGAATGTTAcgggaaaaaaatgtgtaagaaaaacatatatttttgacgtttaaaattcgctagataactAATTACACgtatttttaaagcaataaaaattacaatcaatagaaaaaatatctgactattgattccaatacttattTTTGGCAAATCAATACCAGATTTTGAaataaagactgcaaaagtcaaaaatatgtaaaaaaaaattaccactttttTAAATGCTcgtatctcttaaacgagagcaagccaacaaaaatcattgtcatattcgaattcaatgagtcaaatttagtaaagattgattagtcccagttccggtaatttttttgttgttgttgctaaGTGTAATTAACGAGTTTATGGTCATAAATTGCATCGTACCTATCAGACAGATAAGAATATTACAATAGCTAAACATCTGAAGTGGTTTAAGTCTCAATGCTTGACATATTCTCGATAACTTGGATTGAATTGCACTGGAACAGCCCACGTACATACCAAtacgtaaattttaaaataaaaactacacgtgtattatttttacacacGTTTTTCCTCATTCGCATTTAGCACGTATGCCATAATCCAAGTAACAGTTTCAATGGCAATTGTACACATTTAAGCAAGGTCGCCGATACGATATGCAGACGAAGGATGAATCCGAGTAGGTAAATCcccttgtttttattattttttatatctatcaTGCAATATATACTGCAAATTTGTCCTGTTCGAGGCCGGCGATATAAGTAGTATTTCTGGGAAAGAACGCATACAACAAAAGCGTAATCGCTCAAAAATAATAGGAGATAAAGTATGCGCTTTGTTTATTTGCGGTTTCGACTATGCGGTGTGTCATTATCGTAATTTCATCAATATACAACACTGATTACTCACGTGCTTTTCAATATGCATTTTCATCAAGTGTTTCGCGAATTTTCTTTATCAATTTTCTTGACATTGTATGTAGAAGTAAATGACTTGAGAAATCGTTtgtaatttaatgaaatttagtaCATTTGATCAATCCTTTACATACCCCAAGATAAAAATGTGggatgtttaaataaaatacagttcGGATCTACTATAGCTAGTTTATCCAGAAGTAATATGAAACATCGTatgggcggtttcagactagcgttttatacgcgcgtataatctcgttttttgaagtgcatgtaggcgcgtataggcgcgtcgttttccatacgcgcaactcgtacgagcgtagacgcgcttataagctcgtattatccatgttgatactaaatcaccactaccggttcgaacgaaaacgccggaataagcccgtgtacgcgcacgtgtaagcgcgtatgtcGAAACGAcggtatacgcgcagaaaaatacgctagtctgaaaccgccctataTGTTCGTAAATGTTCGTttacatgctccgtctctctttctccccttggaatcgtagtatatcgtggaaagagacgcggcatatcacttcgttcacaCGATCAGCCGAcaaaaacaatgtttttttcCAATATCCGAATTGCGGTATTTTATGTGtacaattatgtgcacacaagccacagtatgtatgtatataaagtgcatttacttgtgtatatatttatttatttattatgaaggATAACAAAAGAGCTATTTGAAGAGTCGCATTTATGCACCATTCTACAAGTATTTGTCCGAACATATTTTATTCGGTTTGTTCTTTTctataaaatactagtgttgtgcccgttgattagattgtgttcaaaacaaaaatgtgactttccaactccatttactagtcgagtgacgttttaacgaaaacctaacctctccatctgaCCTTGTagcaacttatagttgaactgtattttcagttataatgtattttgaccagttgaaatGTTTTTCGTCATATGATTCAACTTACgcgggttagacggaatatattccaactagtcaaaatatattttaactgaaaatacacttcaactggaatatatacgttgtatatgTGTAGATACCTCATTGTCTTACAGTTATGTAGGAACGATTCATTGCCTATTTCAGAATTATATACCGTAAATCGGCATTATATTAAAGTGTAATGTAACTATACAAAGTGAGTCAAAAATGTATAAACGTGTAAAAGGTTTTGTGATCGTATGAAGCAAATgctatgtttatgtatgtatgtaacgtgTTTCTGTATTCGAActatacatttcgttcgttcatgaacacacTAGTTTGTTTCCTGGTCAATGTTTAATCAATGGTTAATCTGGTCagtcatattgtacataaaacaacaaatttactaaaataaattttcacattaattgaagttatatatatgttacagtg
Encoded here:
- the LOC143917593 gene encoding uncharacterized protein LOC143917593; amino-acid sequence: MSLSWNKNICVDRIYLPAEENYERNRDNDGVPVDEEIKNYTNREFPLPKENSNEVVNYSIPKTFVQHGEYQACQAELISYQRLCEVQLPNDSDEKPVGSLWQACFQGICYAGRSYRNSRDGKLMTREHDLVVFNVFQGKYFVSLIEVKSICDDASVGIVSTSTAIKNNKRSGQHQLRDHVEILKDVCTIPDDCLHCYLFWPFLSMWTNDPRGNRVKRWDEEADQHVFIDTLSDQENFNQWFYKSVLCGKPIEKVHFDALLKRFIILSCGIFVNEIHDKMLALLSQQQVSLLYRKPSESGSPTVVHGAAGTGKTLLVLHKLKLLYDQGLLNSKNRALYICYWQGIRKEFCIKLEKLEIADYVDTAIFHITREGFLDKNTKKYRHIFMDECEAICLAFKEEIITNTFKNIDKCRQVDYDEEFYITQNNTHQQQNQIGDNEPEKDEIININTPTEQPKNLYGDLWFLVDINQATIFIPKHAPSVLKQPNITLSKVIRNTGTIYKVFSQFYKNPTPTVTSKAGLSELYLNNINIGHDVDGPPIYWVDSKKFSHEPVCPDIHSSRTFNGLIRVIIDLYSAKGIKPHDMCVLPFLIGDAYIPVNINKAISTFFASSYQPTSITDVEEFVGCLDQNKFLVPWALRVKGLEFKAVIIVIEEDDDFDYLDTEDRRKIYIMASRCTCLLILVSTESVKDMIDVFKVIKAYPFDVKF